CATATATATTATGTAAATATGAATTATCACTTgaataattatcattatgattatttaaaatatcatctaaattggttgtattattaccattaacattaccattattatttatattattactatttgtagttgttgtagttgttggttttttaatattattattagttgtaTTTAATGGTGTTGTACTATTACTATGGTTAAATGATTGATTTGAACGATGAGaactattaatttcttttctatATATAACATCCTCATTATagaataatgatgataattccTCAATTCCACTAGGTATATGTactaaaaatgataatgtttgataaataatattcTCTGTAAATCCATCTAAATCTAAATTAATTCTATGAAATAAatcatataataatttaatctcttcttttgaaactttttttttttttttttttttttttttttttatttttattttattttttggaaaatagatggaaattaataattaattgaaaaaaataggaaaataaaataaaaaaataaataacttacaatatgaaatattataaagatatttttcaTCCTCTAATGAATAGGTTTCAACTTCAAATGGTTGAAATTTTGGTAaactttgttgttgttgctgttgttgctgttgttgttgttgttgtagtactCTATCTACTACTGGTTTCAGTGTTCTCTTTTGTGGAGGTGTAAAAAAGTACATTTgattattcttttattttttttttttttttcttttatttagtttttatctttatttttttttttattttttttttgtttttgttttaattatttaaaaaataaattattattataataataaataatagataGTAAATATACTATGGTTGTGAATATTTTTGTAAATGCATTATAAAgcatacaaaaaaaaaaaaaaaaaaaaaaaaaaaaaaaaaaatttttagagATTGATATAATTACAAAGTTAACTTTGGTGGTGagaatatttgttttaaaaaaaaataaaaaaataaaaaaataaaaattttaaaaaaaaaatataataattaaaaaattgaaaattaaaaattaaaaattaaaaataaaaataaaaaattaatgagaATATATGTtgagataaaaataaaatactatGGTATGTTTTGAAAACAAAAAGCGAAATGTGTATGTGCGTGGTGAgacaatttattaaaaagaaattttttttttttttttttttttttttttttttttgattttttaaaccatataaaaaaaaagtcatcttcgtgggttttttttttttgattttttatattttttttattgttttttgatGTTTAatgtttgtttttatttatttttattattttatttttttatttttttttaaaaataatttatttaagaaAGGTCATGAGATACACCATTGAAAATATCAGATTTATGATCTTGTAATTGTGGTTTTGATTCATATACAGTATTTACAATTTCTCTTTTAGCACTTGTGTATACACCTTTTAATGcaatgaaataaattttgGTAGTTGGCGAACCAAAATTTGATGGAAAATAAAGTGTAAGATGATTtatattattgaattttgttggtcttttttttttttttttttgaagaaaaataaaataaaaaatatgtgttaatataaatttctaattgaataaaaaaataaaataaaataaaaaaaataacttacTTTGTACTATAACCAATTTGACCTTCAAAATCTTCATGTAAATTCCATTCTTGAGTACATgcaaatgaattaatattaccaaagtcaatattactattattaatatatgctttcattttatttggtgAAGAACCACCATCGCCaccaataattattattgatttaatttgtgTTACTGCACCAAATggaatatttataattaattcttcatcGTCACAACTTTCAACAAactttttaacaaaaaattatttattttatattagaaatttattttctttattttttgagaaaaaaaaaaaaaaaaaaataaataaataaataaaaaataataaaaaataataaaaaataataaaaaataataataataatacattacATGTTTAAGGTCATGTCTATCTTCccatgatttaaaaatatgtCTAACTGAACCTTtaactttttcatttaaacatGTAATTGTTCCTGTATCTAAATATCTATTTAATGAATATTCAATTCCATCGTCAACACCATGAGAGTGACTAGAATCATTACATTGATGAGCCATTACtatctattaatattattattattattattattattattatattattattattaattatatatatatattatattttttgataattattgaaattactCTTATTTTTAGCAGGTTATGTtttaaagagaaattaaaaaaaaaaaaaaaaaaaaaaaataaaaaataaaaaaacaaaaatttatGTTCatgaatatttttaattttttattttttttatatttttttatttttcattttttttatttttatttttttttattttttttttatttctttttttttttttatttttttttttttcaaataacaCAACAAGATTTAAATCTATCTTTGTATAAgtgt
This region of Dictyostelium discoideum AX4 chromosome 3 chromosome, whole genome shotgun sequence genomic DNA includes:
- a CDS encoding UPF0424 family protein, giving the protein MAHQCNDSSHSHGVDDGIEYSLNRYLDTGTITCLNEKVKGSVRHIFKSWEDRHDLKHFVESCDDEELIINIPFGAVTQIKSIIIIGGDGGSSPNKMKAYINNSNIDFGNINSFACTQEWNLHEDFEGQIGYSTKPTKFNNINHLTLYFPSNFGSPTTKIYFIALKGVYTSAKREIVNTVYESKPQLQDHKSDIFNGVSHDLS